One segment of Verrucomicrobiia bacterium DNA contains the following:
- a CDS encoding response regulator — protein sequence MKLPASQVLLVEDDPRMPEVLAGLLHDDQITLSSAKDGPEALRRLHETKFDLVLLDLGLPGINGFDVLSQIKNTPETESIPVIVLTAWNSTQDKLRGFELGAVDYLTKPFESSELRARLCAALRAKHLQDELTQANRDLLSARVAAEAAARAKAEFLANMSHEIRTPMNGIIAMAGLLLETPLNREQHGYLETIYSSSESLLTIINEILDFSKIESGKLELESHPFDLRACVEEALDLLAPKAAEKKLDLVYQMEDHLPACVLGDLTRLKQVLVNLLSNGVKFTAAGEVVVQVTAIPGESNERPPGTPWPLHFSVRDTGIGIPVDRLARLFKSFSQADASTTRHYGGTGLGLAISKRLVELMGGKMWVESVPQKGSTFHFTLSLPGVAQPARAQVSGRPAGLSDLRLLVVDDNATNCRILSLQTRKWGVTARETQTGAQALEWLRSGERFDVAILDMQMPGMDGLSLASEIRKVPHAAAMPLILLTSMGVRPETLDSSNVSFASCLTKPIKPAQLQEVLIRAVSGAKPPPRPAVTQPKLDPTLASRLPLRVLLCDDNAINQKVSLRLLQQMGYKADVAANGLEALAALDRQAYDLIFMDVMMPEMSGLEATGIIRQRQREKSRFPNYKNSPIIVAMTANAMQGDREKCIEAGMDDYIAKPVRPEDVRGIVERWGAQVGRKEATEMGLPEAPAAPPLALEQEPPDMDSEDAPVDMQRLLEFTDGSPDNLRELAGMYIEQTQEQLEQLAVAVETSDASEIRRLAHSCAGASATCGVRRLVLLLRELERQGREAKLVNPAELCHQARLEFQRVNDYLKNYLDRQWALASKR from the coding sequence ATGAAACTGCCCGCGTCTCAAGTGCTATTGGTTGAGGATGACCCGCGCATGCCCGAGGTGCTGGCGGGATTGCTGCATGATGACCAGATCACGCTCAGCAGCGCCAAGGACGGCCCTGAAGCCCTGCGCCGGCTGCATGAAACCAAATTCGACCTTGTTTTGCTTGATTTAGGGTTGCCCGGCATCAACGGGTTCGATGTTCTTAGCCAAATCAAGAATACACCCGAAACCGAGTCGATCCCGGTCATTGTGCTGACGGCCTGGAACAGCACCCAAGACAAGCTGCGCGGGTTTGAATTGGGAGCGGTGGATTACCTGACCAAGCCCTTTGAATCGTCGGAACTGCGGGCCCGGCTATGCGCGGCCCTGCGCGCCAAACATCTTCAGGACGAGCTGACCCAGGCCAATCGCGACCTGCTCTCGGCGCGAGTGGCGGCGGAGGCCGCCGCGCGGGCCAAGGCAGAATTCCTGGCCAACATGAGTCACGAAATTCGCACCCCGATGAATGGGATCATCGCCATGGCCGGGCTGTTGCTGGAGACGCCGCTCAATCGCGAACAGCACGGCTACCTCGAAACGATCTATTCCAGCAGTGAATCGCTGCTGACCATCATCAACGAGATTCTGGACTTTTCAAAAATCGAATCCGGCAAGCTGGAACTGGAAAGCCATCCTTTTGATCTGCGGGCATGCGTAGAAGAAGCCCTGGACCTGCTGGCGCCCAAGGCGGCAGAAAAGAAATTGGACCTGGTCTATCAGATGGAGGACCACCTGCCGGCCTGTGTATTAGGCGATTTGACGCGGCTCAAGCAGGTGCTGGTCAACTTGCTCAGCAACGGGGTGAAGTTCACCGCAGCCGGCGAGGTTGTGGTGCAGGTGACCGCGATTCCAGGCGAGTCCAATGAGCGTCCCCCCGGGACACCGTGGCCATTGCATTTTTCTGTGCGTGACACCGGCATCGGGATTCCCGTGGACCGGCTGGCGCGTTTATTCAAATCGTTCAGCCAGGCAGATGCCTCGACGACGCGGCATTATGGCGGGACGGGCTTGGGCCTGGCGATTAGCAAGCGGCTGGTCGAGCTGATGGGCGGCAAGATGTGGGTTGAGAGCGTGCCGCAAAAGGGCTCGACGTTTCATTTCACATTATCCTTGCCCGGCGTGGCCCAACCGGCGCGCGCCCAAGTGTCAGGCCGTCCTGCAGGATTATCGGACTTGCGACTGCTGGTGGTGGACGACAATGCGACCAACTGCCGGATTCTGAGCTTGCAGACCCGCAAATGGGGCGTGACTGCGCGCGAGACTCAGACCGGCGCCCAGGCCCTGGAATGGCTCCGCAGCGGCGAACGCTTCGATGTGGCAATCCTCGATATGCAAATGCCCGGCATGGATGGCTTAAGCCTGGCCTCCGAGATACGCAAAGTGCCGCACGCGGCGGCCATGCCCTTGATTTTGCTCACCTCGATGGGTGTGCGCCCCGAGACCCTCGACAGTTCAAACGTTTCTTTCGCAAGCTGCCTTACCAAACCGATTAAACCAGCCCAACTGCAGGAGGTCCTCATCCGCGCTGTTTCCGGAGCCAAACCCCCGCCCCGCCCAGCCGTGACCCAGCCAAAACTGGACCCCACCCTGGCCAGCCGCTTGCCGTTGCGAGTCCTGCTGTGCGATGATAATGCGATCAATCAAAAAGTATCTTTGCGCCTGCTGCAACAAATGGGTTACAAAGCCGACGTGGCGGCTAATGGGTTGGAAGCATTGGCTGCTCTGGACCGGCAGGCCTACGATCTGATCTTCATGGACGTAATGATGCCCGAAATGAGCGGTTTGGAAGCCACCGGCATCATTCGCCAGCGACAAAGGGAAAAATCCCGGTTTCCTAATTACAAAAACTCGCCTATTATCGTGGCCATGACCGCCAATGCAATGCAGGGTGATCGAGAGAAATGCATCGAGGCCGGGATGGACGATTACATCGCCAAACCAGTTCGACCGGAAGACGTGCGCGGCATCGTCGAGCGATGGGGCGCTCAAGTCGGCCGGAAGGAAGCAACGGAAATGGGGCTTCCGGAGGCGCCTGCTGCGCCGCCGCTTGCCTTGGAGCAAGAGCCGCCCGATATGGATTCGGAGGATGCCCCCGTCGATATGCAACGGCTTCTGGAATTCACCGACGGCAGCCCGGATAATCTTCGCGAACTGGCCGGGATGTACATCGAGCAGACACAAGAGCAACTCGAGCAGTTGGCGGTTGCGGTAGAAACTAGTGACGCCTCGGAGATCAGGCGTCTGGCCCACAGTTGCGCGGGCGCCAGCGCCACCTGCGGCGTACGGCGATTGGTGCTGTTGCTGCGCGAATTGGAGCGCCAGGGCCGCGAAGCCAAGCTGGTTAATCCCGCCGAACTGTGCCACCAGGCGCGATTGGAATTTCAGAGGGTCAACGATTACCTGAAAAACTACCTTGACCGCCAGTGGGCTCTTGCCTCGAAGCGTTAG
- a CDS encoding thiamine pyrophosphate-dependent dehydrogenase E1 component subunit alpha produces the protein MGHALLNHGTVSDLSSVRHAYVKAFRLMLLARILDEKLASLYRMGKIHGGVFIGRGQEALSVSVGLALQKGDIFAPLIRDTAGRLAFGESILDALRTYLGSAQGPMRARDGNVHRGRPKEGLLPMISHLGAMISVVNGALLAHRLKGVSGTVGAACIGDGATSTGAFHEALNQAAVEKLPLVLVIANNFYAYSTPNERQFACRALQDKADGYGVQSHCAEGTELAECLATLSEAVTRARSGGGPQLVVARLLRLCGHGEHDDAAYIDAKLKSSPAGRDCINVSEEQLVQKGWADPAALADWRNEAIQQVEEAVAQVQREPGPDPYKEDWCALASKHLSEGAEQPAE, from the coding sequence ATGGGTCATGCTTTGCTCAATCATGGCACGGTGTCCGATCTCTCCTCTGTTCGTCATGCGTATGTGAAGGCCTTTCGGCTCATGCTTTTGGCGCGCATCTTGGACGAGAAGCTCGCCAGCCTCTATCGGATGGGCAAAATCCACGGCGGCGTGTTCATCGGGCGCGGACAGGAAGCGTTGAGCGTTTCGGTTGGGCTGGCTTTGCAGAAAGGAGACATCTTCGCGCCGCTCATTCGGGACACTGCAGGGAGGCTGGCTTTTGGCGAATCGATACTGGATGCTCTGCGCACGTATCTGGGCTCGGCCCAAGGTCCCATGCGCGCGCGAGATGGAAATGTTCATCGTGGGAGGCCAAAGGAAGGTCTGCTGCCAATGATTAGCCATCTCGGGGCGATGATTTCCGTTGTGAACGGGGCGTTGCTGGCGCACCGGCTCAAGGGAGTGTCCGGAACTGTCGGAGCCGCCTGCATTGGTGATGGAGCTACCTCGACGGGTGCATTTCACGAAGCCCTGAACCAAGCCGCTGTCGAGAAACTGCCCTTGGTGCTGGTGATTGCCAACAACTTCTATGCCTATTCAACCCCCAACGAGCGGCAGTTCGCATGCCGCGCGCTCCAGGACAAGGCCGATGGGTATGGCGTTCAGAGCCACTGCGCGGAGGGCACCGAGTTGGCGGAGTGTTTGGCAACCTTATCCGAGGCCGTCACTCGCGCCCGAAGTGGTGGCGGTCCTCAACTGGTTGTCGCGCGCCTGCTGCGATTGTGCGGCCATGGCGAACATGACGATGCGGCCTACATTGATGCTAAACTCAAGTCTTCACCTGCGGGCAGGGATTGTATTAATGTGAGTGAAGAGCAGTTGGTCCAGAAAGGCTGGGCCGATCCCGCGGCCCTGGCGGATTGGAGAAATGAAGCGATTCAGCAGGTCGAGGAGGCTGTCGCTCAGGTGCAGCGTGAACCCGGCCCGGACCCCTATAAAGAGGACTGGTGTGCTCTGGCCTCCAAACACCTGAGCGAGGGAGCCGAGCAACCCGCCGAGTAG
- a CDS encoding transketolase C-terminal domain-containing protein, with protein sequence MPITYLDAIREAQARALAEDPRVFIYGQDVGSFGGAFKATRNLAQQFPGRVIDAPISEDAMLGLAVGAAIEGMRPIIEIQFADFSTIGFNQLVNQAATLHWRTRVPCPITLRLPGGGTSGSGPFHSQSMEAIYAHYPGLIVMTPATVEDAYSMLLEAVAIDDPVVFCEHKYLYYHLKAERLPTEAMPVGKARIARPGRDMTIVAYSAMVHEALAVAEELAVERIEIEVVDLRSVKPLDTDTVMASVARTGRLLCVGEAWPWGGVTAEVVARVAAEGFALLDAPPQRLNAKDTPVPYHPKLWAAHRPTAHSIAAAARRLLRL encoded by the coding sequence ATGCCCATCACTTACTTAGATGCTATCCGCGAGGCGCAGGCGCGCGCCCTGGCTGAGGACCCGCGCGTGTTCATCTATGGGCAGGACGTCGGCTCGTTTGGCGGCGCGTTTAAGGCCACAAGGAACCTCGCTCAACAATTCCCCGGACGCGTCATCGACGCGCCTATCAGTGAAGATGCCATGCTGGGCCTGGCCGTCGGGGCGGCCATCGAAGGCATGCGCCCGATTATCGAAATTCAGTTTGCAGATTTCTCTACGATTGGTTTTAACCAACTCGTCAACCAGGCGGCAACACTCCATTGGCGGACCCGGGTGCCGTGTCCGATAACGCTTCGCTTGCCTGGCGGCGGCACTTCCGGGAGCGGCCCATTTCACAGCCAGAGCATGGAAGCCATTTACGCGCATTATCCAGGTCTGATTGTCATGACTCCCGCCACGGTCGAAGATGCCTATAGCATGCTGCTCGAAGCCGTGGCCATTGATGACCCGGTAGTCTTTTGTGAGCACAAATATCTCTATTACCACCTCAAAGCCGAGCGTTTGCCAACCGAGGCCATGCCCGTTGGCAAAGCCCGCATCGCGCGCCCGGGACGCGATATGACCATCGTCGCCTACAGCGCGATGGTCCATGAGGCCCTGGCTGTGGCGGAGGAATTGGCAGTTGAACGAATTGAAATTGAAGTCGTGGACCTGCGTTCGGTCAAGCCGCTCGACACCGATACCGTGATGGCTTCGGTGGCGCGCACGGGCCGGCTTTTATGCGTGGGCGAGGCCTGGCCTTGGGGCGGCGTCACCGCTGAGGTGGTCGCTCGAGTGGCCGCCGAGGGGTTTGCGCTTCTGGACGCCCCGCCCCAGCGGCTCAACGCCAAAGATACACCGGTTCCTTATCACCCGAAGCTCTGGGCAGCTCACCGGCCAACCGCGCACAGCATCGCCGCGGCCGCCCGCCGCCTCTTGCGCCTTTGA
- a CDS encoding dihydrolipoamide acetyltransferase family protein — protein MPSIPIIMPQLGESIAEAMVVNLLVRVGDSVQTDQDIIEVETSKATMNVASPCTGRVETLLVKLNESYPVGTVLGYLEASTEEAARLGLDAQPPEKNGDETEPGHGRGGPMQTDGARKRVEPTVRGLPVPANATGASYMSPRLKARMIELGLHAADLAGLPGSGAAGRVTIQDFEKFIANLEQNKLSQASSMRVAVADAMRRSWTRPLATVALPVRFDCLLEHRKSCNPRPGPALYALRALAVALSENSAPAGRLIGHQIVRPHAIDIGFAVEAEDGVLVPVIRNAHKRSLRDLVQRYDELIQLAHKRKLPADATGGSIATVTNFGTFGLTWATPIPLPEQTLVLGMGAARRVPFWDEAQERFVPILEANVTLSFDHRVLDGGAAGRLLARVSQLLAQPEKL, from the coding sequence ATGCCCTCTATTCCGATTATTATGCCTCAACTCGGCGAATCCATTGCCGAGGCCATGGTCGTTAACCTCCTGGTCCGCGTCGGTGACTCGGTACAGACCGATCAGGACATTATTGAAGTCGAGACCAGCAAAGCGACGATGAACGTCGCCTCTCCTTGCACGGGCCGCGTTGAGACGCTCCTGGTCAAACTGAACGAGAGCTACCCCGTTGGCACTGTTCTGGGTTATTTGGAGGCCAGCACCGAGGAGGCCGCGCGCCTGGGCTTGGATGCCCAACCACCCGAAAAGAACGGCGATGAAACCGAGCCCGGTCATGGCCGCGGCGGCCCCATGCAAACCGATGGCGCCAGGAAAAGAGTCGAGCCCACGGTGCGCGGCCTGCCAGTCCCCGCAAACGCCACGGGCGCCAGCTATATGTCCCCTCGCCTTAAAGCCCGTATGATAGAGTTGGGCTTGCACGCCGCCGATTTGGCTGGATTGCCCGGCAGCGGCGCTGCCGGGCGGGTCACCATCCAGGATTTCGAAAAATTTATCGCCAATCTCGAACAAAACAAACTCAGCCAGGCCTCGAGCATGCGCGTGGCGGTGGCCGATGCCATGCGCCGCAGTTGGACCCGCCCTCTGGCCACCGTCGCCCTGCCGGTGCGGTTCGATTGCCTTCTGGAACATCGCAAGAGCTGCAATCCCCGGCCCGGCCCGGCGCTCTACGCGCTGCGAGCGCTGGCGGTTGCCCTGTCGGAAAATAGCGCCCCGGCTGGCCGCCTGATCGGCCACCAAATTGTGCGACCCCACGCCATCGACATCGGTTTTGCTGTCGAAGCCGAAGACGGCGTGCTGGTGCCGGTGATTCGAAACGCCCACAAACGGTCGCTGCGCGATTTGGTGCAGCGTTACGACGAACTCATTCAACTGGCCCACAAACGCAAACTCCCCGCCGACGCCACCGGCGGCTCCATCGCCACCGTCACCAATTTCGGCACTTTCGGCCTGACTTGGGCCACGCCTATTCCTTTGCCCGAGCAAACCCTGGTGCTGGGGATGGGCGCCGCCCGGCGAGTGCCCTTCTGGGACGAGGCCCAGGAGCGGTTCGTGCCCATCCTCGAGGCCAACGTCACCCTGAGCTTCGACCACCGCGTCCTGGATGGCGGCGCAGCCGGCCGGTTGCTCGCCCGGGTCAGCCAACTGCTCGCTCAGCCTGAAAAACTCTAG